In the genome of Chelmon rostratus isolate fCheRos1 chromosome 12, fCheRos1.pri, whole genome shotgun sequence, the window GATTGTTTGCAGGGTGACTGACGCTCAGTCTCGTCCAAGGCGCGAATACACACCGAAACCCCGACCAGCCTTCGACTATGGGGAGGAAGAAAATTCTAATGGAGGATACTCCGTAGCTGCAGGGAGCCCCCCAGCTTATTCTCCCGGTAAACTcacttttgtacattttgtgaGACCCATGTGAGTGTGCTTGAacgtttgtgtgtatgtgtgtgcaaggcCTACTTCCAAGAAGGCTTGTTTTCAAGTCAATCTCGTTAAGACTGATGTGTCTTTCCTTCTGCGACATTAACCAGCCCCAGCACAAAATCCAGCTCCATTCTTCCAAAGAGCCTCCATCAAGAGCAGACGGCGTGAGTGGGACAGATGAAGAAAACGTGTCACTTACACAGAACTAGAAAGTTTCACTACTTTCACTCAATCTGTTGCACATCTGTATGGTGGAAAGATGTATGCATATTCCTGTGATGGTGAAGTATTTGACTAACACTGTTGAATGGTGTTTGTTGGGTCTCCTGGGTCCAGTCTGTCAGGTTTCCAGAACAAGTCGGGGCTTGTCAGAGTCTGCATTTTACTGTCTGACCAAAGCTGCAGATACACAGAATCGTCAGCAAACCacattctgtctttgtttaaagTGATCAGTGACTGGTATTGTAATCAAAGTTGTCAGCCAGTCATAGTTTTGCTGCATTGTGTATATCTGACAGCCTGTTTACTGACCAATGAAGCCTCTGAACCTCAAGAAAAATCGCTCCATGCCACATGGGTCATttgacagacatgagagaaattaaatgtaaaagtcTTAGGCCTAAAACTTGAACATGGTCATTATGGCTGCAATGAAATGGCTTATTTATGTAACATGTCAGTAAATTGATTTTGATCTTGAGCTCCAGAGGGATCCTCCCTTACCACACTGATGACTAATTCATaaacatgtcttgttttattgacTTTTCCTTTTATGGTTTATTCCAGAGTCCTATTGGAAAACACAGTGGTGGCACAGTGCCtcaaatgaaatcattttaaaggAGAATATGCTAATTTTGTTGAATGGCAATTGTTAAATCAagtatttttcacaaaatgacaggatttgtttttttcttcctcttccgTCTCTCtactgttttgtgtctctttctgcagctgAGCCATGTTGTAAAGCCCTGTATGACTTTGAGCCTGAGAACGAGGGAGAGCTGGGCTTCCACGAGGGCGACATCATCACCTTGATCAGTCAAATCGATGAGAACTGGTTTGAGGGAACTCTTCGTGGCAAATCAGGATACTTCCCCAACAACTATGTTGAAATGGTGGTGCCActgcaacactgaaaacagccagGCAAGAGGGGGCAgcaggatggagaggatgaaAAGTGGGGGATGATGGAGGATTATCAGCTCTCAGTAATCAAAATAtatcttttctttattgtaaCTTAAGGGTAGCCGTCTCAAGACAGGGACCTATTTTTTGTATCTTGAGTAAATAGCTTTTTTCCAAATTCAGTTAGATTTTGTTAAGatttaatgaatgtttttaaaagtggaaGGAAAGTTCAATCAGAAAATAGGCAGCATACTGTTTGGGCGCATTTACCATATCCTGTGTCCTTACATGCATTCTCTATGCACCTATGCACTTTGTACACTACACCTCCATCACCAGGACTGATGAAGAAAGACCAAGAGAGAATGACATCTGTAATGACATGTCCAGCAGTAGCAACAAACACTAAGAAGTGTAACTCCTTCATTCTAATATTCCTAACCTATTTTCTATTCACAAGAGAACATGTATTGTATTGTTGATATTGGTACGACACACAAGCATGTGTACACATGCTTTCTTCTAAGGGCTGTTTTCTACACTCCCAGTTCTCACTCCTGTGCCTTTGGGCTTTAAGTACTGTTGTCGATGCAGACTAGTTAGTCAACATGGAGGACTGGCTGTCTTTTATCGAGGTGTGAGACTATCCTCCACTGCCACCTGGTGGTACTTGAGATCATTCTTAGCTATCGGTTTGAGTGGCACTGTCACGTGGCCTCTGTTATGTCTTTACCAAATCCCTGTTGTGTGGCGCGTCTTATGTTTTAGTGTGGAGAAACTGTGAGGTAGTTTTATGAACATTAGGTAAGTTTTGTTTAGATGAGAAAATCTGTTAAATAGTTGATGTCTAAAGAGCTGGAAGGCATCCATAAATATGCTTAGTTTTATTACCTTTATCACACAAATTGTTGCACAGTTGTCTCTTCTCTTAGAGCTGATGCCAAAGAAAGGTTGCACTAATTCCTGATCCTCACAATGCTGTAGTATTTGAGATGATTGCATGCAAACATATTCTTATTTACTTCACATTttagagaagaaaagcagaaatttGTTTCCATCACAGTGCAACCCACAACAATGTAAAATGACTCACCCCCATGCGAAATACTTTGCAGCATCAAACCAAAGCCATAAGTGTACATCTCTCAGTTCCTCTATTTTCTCAGGCTCTATTGATACTGCTGGCAGTGTCACTCACAATGATCTGTGGGCTTTTACCcaactgtgtgttaatgaattTTCAGTCTGTGATTTGTTTTCCCCCCACAGTGCTGGGGTAGGCTTGGCTTTAGTGCTCTACCCAGTAATCTGGAGCATGGAAATTAATCTGATGTGTGATTGGGTGTGTTTGTACCTGCCTCAGTTTTCAGGCTGAAACTGTGCACCGGACCTGACAGAAATGCAATCTCCAAACCATTGTGTACAGCGTTTACTAATAATGAGGAAGGGCTGTACACAATAGCCGGTTTCAGTTTCAATTATGCGTCTTACAAGATGACTATGAACCGTGAGGGGTTTGTTGCTGTTCACTAAAATGCCAACTTTCTCCCCTTGTCATGATCCCCTTGTTAGCCCCCTCCCCCAAATTCATCCCTCCCATCTCTGTTAAAACTGGGAGTGGAACAGACAGGTCTTTTGAGGAGGGAAGGGTGCACAGCAGTCTATTATGCCCTCCCTCCCCCACTGGTCTTTATTCACCACCTGCCCCTGTACCCCTACCCcctttctcattttctgcccCATCCCAATCCCATGGTGCCTCTGGAGCTCCAGGTCCATCCCTGGAATAATCTCCTCGTTGTTATCATAGCATGTGCCTCttaagtgttgtgtttgcatgttattCATGTTATGTATTGGGGTCAGGGGTTTTGGCTGTGCACAGTAATAACCGTGGTTCAGGTGTGGGTTTACATGCCTCATTACACTAAATCAAAAGCACAGAATTCAAGGGGGGTTAGGAGGGTCAGGGGTTCAGATTGAGCTATTATGGATCTTGCATTATATTGATGATGAATAATGTTGTGGAACAAAGGACTGAGATCAATTTATTTGTGTGCCACTGCGGTTACAGCTCCGAATGCTGCGACTGACATTGATTGCAACACTACATTCTGTGATGTCTCCTATTGCATCCACACCTATACCTGTCTCCACTTTGCAATATTAATGAAGTATTATCAGTTgttaaagctttattttattatgcCCAATGTTAATGGAattttctgtgttaaaatgtaACCGCTTTGCATGTGTCTTCATTACAGTTCTTGTGTCTTCCACAATGCCTTATTTTTGTAACTGTGACACTGTGGGGAGACTAAAAGTGGGATTATCCTGGATTATCTTTAGGGATATGTGGATTACCTCTGTACTAAATGTAGTCTGTGTATTGTAGCTATATTTTTGTTACCATGTAAAGGGGAATGgatactgtttgtttgcttcttcaAATAAATATTAGGTAATTTGATTCTCAGTGTGTCCTTACTGACAATTACAAGCCTGCAATTGTATTAGTCGGTTTTAAATGTATAGAATTAAAGGACAACACATGAGCACAAAATATCAGATGTTCAGGAttatcttttttaattttttttagacCTGAATATAACGAACATTCACATATTGATGTTTGCGCAATTGTTAATTTTTTCCCAAGCATCATCTCTATATTTTGGACATTTATCCCTCAACCATCCAATTTTGAATGTGCAAAGCCACCCGTCTGCATGATCCCCAGACACAGCAGGCTACACCAGCCAGCTGTTGGATTATTGCCACAGCACTATCTCATCGGGGAAGGCGTGTCACTCCCCGAATTACCCAGCGCCCCTTTGTCCTCGGTCGGTGCCCAGCCAGCGACACTCATGGCGGCTGCACCCGTCAGGCAGCGCTCCGGGCCAGGGGGACCCCGGGCGCAGCTCCCGCCCTGCTACTACGAAGGATACCTGGAGAAGCGAGGACCGAAGGAAAAGGTAGGTTCGCCCGGTGCGGATAAAGTGCCATGATTTCGATGCATGCCGTGGCCAGTGGTGGTcagcgtgaatgtgtgtgcagcgCACGCCGGCTGATTCATTCCCAGCGAGCTGTCAGTTTATTGTGTTAGAATGGGCGAGGCGAGACTGCACACCGGTGCTGGCGCGGCTCGTTTCACATAACGGATCGCAggtttgttgtgctgctgttcacTCCGGTTTTGCGACGATCCGCCTGGGGAAGCATGCAACAATTTAGGAGCGGATCGCGACTTTTGAATCGTGGAAATCCTACGGCTGTCAAAACATTGCATGTCatttaaatcacatcacatgaaGGATTTGCGGCTGTATCCAGGTGTCTGTATCACACACAGAATGTCAAGCGTTTTCATCGGCCGGAATACAATGCTGACTCAGACAAATACTCTGAGTCAGCATTAGGTTTGTTCTGACTGCCTGCTCCCTGAAGTGCATTTCCAATAGCTCAAATACAAAGTTGCATACAGTGAAACTCAATTATTATTTGCAGGTTGTTTTGACTGATGTATAAGGTGACAAAGAATGGGACACCCTCCCCCCAGACCCACCCTCTCTCATTAGGCTCATTTCAATGCAATATAGACATGTAATGTGAGCCTGGCTCAGGTGCAGGGCATTGCACTGATCCATGgccacagactgacagcagctgtggctCACCCCCTGTCCATCTCCTgggacaggaaatgagggagtGATAAAAAAGGGGAAACGTCCATTAAACAgatgtggaaaaacagcagtgttgttgCCTCAGCAGTGTATCCCTTTATTTTACAtgtctgtttatgtctgtgtgacAGGCGTCCAGGCGACTGTGGACCTGCCTGTGTGGGAATTCTTTGTATTTCTTCAATAATGCCAAGGATGCTCATGTAAGTTCCAGActgtgcacattttattttattttttttttgtgcaatatatAGTGTGTTGaaacaggtttgtgtgtgtcacagtatgTGGAGAAGCTGGACCTCGGTGGGTTTGTGTCCCTGAAGGACGACTACAGCCGGGACAGAAACCTGGAGGCAGCCAGACTCATCCTGCGCATGAAAGATGGAGAGACAAAACTCACAGTAATGCCCctctaaaaaacacacacacacaattcaaaTGAACACTTTTTACATGATGTGaaagtgctgttgtttttttccaggcaCCTAACTTGGAGTCCAGGGAGCTGTGGAAAGGTTTCCTGTACTCTGTCATAGATGTAAATATTCATCTCTTGCACACCTGCATCCCTCTACCAGTCTGCCTCTGTGTCCTGCACTGTCTTATGAATATTGTCCCGTCTGTCTCGATCACAGCTGAATGTCCCGTCCTGTCTCACGCTGCTGCCCGGCCAGCTGCAGATGCTGAAGGAGGTGGTGGACAAAGAGAGGTCCAGGCGGAGAACTCGCACTCCCACGCGTGCTCCTCCCTCGCCCCTCTCTGTGCCTTTAGTGGGAGAGATCCCACCGTGAgttctcctctgtgttgtgttgagaGGATGCACAGCAGCGTCTttagtgtgtgttcatgaatgCATTACCGTTAttattcgtgtgtgtgtgtgtcacgcaGGTGCTTTCGCCCGGTGTCTCGAACAGAGGCTGAAGTCCTCCTGGAGAGACACCCAGACTGCGGCAACATGTTGCTCCGTCCGGGCAGAGACGGGTGCTCACTGGCTGTCACTACTCGGCAGGACCTCAATGGGTaaacacctgctgaacatctgCGCGCCACAGCTACAAATCGCACAGTAGAGACACAACATTCACTGCGAACACCCACAagctttctgtttctctctttcgcTGTAGGTCGGTGTTCAGACATTACCGTGTTACTCAGAGGGACCAGGGTGGTTATGTTATTGATGTAGAAAATCCGGTAAGTGTGTAATATAAGTGTGTagtataaatgtgttttacaggGGAAACAGGTTATGGATGCATTCGTCCATGCAACTTGCATGCTTGTATCAAAATGTATTCAGTGTAGGTGAGTTTAGTCCACAGTGCGCTGTAACGGAttgcaaaaacagaattttgaAAAGACTGTTTTTAAATATGGATGAGTCAGATCATGACGGATCGCTGATCTGATTAATAGTATTGGCACTGATACAGAAATTGGCATATTTGATGAGTGCATTCTGGTCATGCTTCCAAACGGctctctgtcttgtttgttGTCAGATACATTTCAGAACTTACAGCTTGTCAGATGTAAAGTCAGCTCTGTCTTCACATTATATACATGTATTTCTCAATGGCCTTGTCAAATTTGAAGAGTTTTTTAGGATTTGTTTTCAGAGCATGAAAAATACTAATTTGAGCAATGCTTTGAGATGACAGCAATCAACTATGTCTCAGCCTGTATGTGAAGACCTTTAACAAACCAGCAGCTTTTGGCACATAATACAGCAGGCTTCCTCTTCCAGATCCCCTGTGCTGACCTTCACGAGGTCATCGACGCTCTGGTAGAGAAGACAGCAGGAACTCTGCAGCCTTTCCTCCTGGAGGAGCCTTACGAGGAGAACATCAGTGAGGCCATcgccctgcacacacataccGTCTCAAGActcttgttttgtcttcctGTGCATCTTCTTGCGACGTGGCTAATTTCTCTTTGTGTCACCAGCATATGTGTCCGCCAATGATGAGAATGGGGAAAGGATCCTCCACACTGCCCCCTCCAGCCCCCTGCCAAAGGCTCCCGCCCTGCCTCCAAAACAAGGTTTGTCTCGGCCACATGAACCACATGCAACCAGGTGCAGGCAGGCGGCGATAATGATCACTGCTTACGTTCTGCCGCAGATCGTTGGCCCAGCAGCCCCCTGTCCAGGTCTCCTGCCCCTGACCGCCGCATCCTAACCTCGCCTGTGCCGGCCTCGCCCACCAACCCGATGAGACGGCTCATCCTCTCCCCTTCACCTCTCACACAGAGTGAGTACAGACTGCACCTGCTGCAATCGACCCTGATTTATTACCAGCTCTGTGTCTACTCAACGGGTCCGTCCAAATACCAACACTTGTAGTATTTGCGTGCAGTCGAGTGCCCACTTGTGCAACATTATTTCCGATAATTGCCACAGGGCCCAAGTGCTCATTAAACATGTGGAAGAGCTCACTGGGACACTCGTGATTACTAAGCACATCACTTCACTCCTGCAAATACAAATACTGCACACGGCACAATCAAGCTTTGTAAGAGCAACAAAAGTGATCACATTCATGAACTGAGGGGAGTAAAATCAGCTCAGGTCTACTGTACATAAGAAAGCTCAcgacattattttttaaaacattttgaatgatTTATGTCTGATGAAAGCTTTAAGgacaaaatgtatttcttcaAATACCCATGAAAGGATGTGATATTTATCTTGAGAGTGTCAGATGTGTGATATTATTCTAATCAATCCCATCAAGAGGAACCGCTATACCTTTGATGTGCTTACACCTGAGTAATAACATTCACACCGGCTCCAATATGTCATTAACTTCAACGTCTTCATATCTACTGATTAATGTCCTAAAACCAGCCTTTAGGTGCATTACTCTCAATACCTGGGCTGGTGTGGTCTAGTGGGCCGTGGTGAATTGTGGGATACACTTGGCTCTGAAGTGGGTatgtttcctctgtctttccgCAGCACTCAACGAGgagctgaaaatgaagctgGAGAAAAGACGAGCCAGTCAGGAGTGACCCGCTCATGAAGCCTCCTGACACAGGATACTCGATCTTCGGTGCCAAACCCCTTCTGACCGCAGCTATGTACTCATCCTGTGCCTTCTAGGTGGAAGACAAGGGACAAGGGACTCCCTACACTCTCTTGTAGGGAGATACAAAATACTCTGAGTGTTATTcttttggtctgttggtctgaTTAAATGGACTCTGATTAGCTCTCTAAGAGCAAGGCTGGCTGGCAAACACTGGATTATGTTCATAAAACCTCATAAATTGCTGCCTGCCATGGTTGAGGTAACAATCCACAACTGCTTTGCCCACCTGCATAAAGCTGTTTACAAAGTGACTCTCAGCAAAGAATAGTGTTACAACAAATGATTTTCCTTCAAACTGAAgtccacaaaaacactgaatctatATGACTGGCAGCTACCATCTATCAGAGCAGCGCTGAGTCATGCTGGACCACCAACCGAGCCTGATGTTTTCCCTGAGCCCCTGagtgctgagctgctgcaacactggaGACCAAGAGCAAACAAACCACAGGCTACCAAGATCAGCAGAGCGACAGCCTCTGACATGAGACACTTGATCAGCCCTGGAAGTGGAGTAAGATCAAGTTCCAGCTCAGCAGTCCTCTTCATTCACCTCATTACACGCAACATGACTgaaaaaactcaaacacaaaagctgaaactgaaaagtGCACAATCTATGCCTGCTGCTCTCGAGTGCTGTTTGTGATTGATAAGCCAACATTAATGTATTGTTGATTCAGTGACACTGTTGTGGCTCGTTTATGACTCAACTTTAACCGTACCGTTGGTGCTTATTTTAAAGTGTTTCCTTATTCTCTGCTACTGTGTACGTGTTGGTGCTATGACTCACCAGTGCTCAGACCTGCCTGGAAAGTCTAGGTGATTTCTGTTCAAGTCAATCAATCCACTTTGCTCAGATGCGAGGACGCCCTCTAGTGGAACAGCTGCCAACTAAAGGGACAGAAACCTTGGCAGCGCTGAACAGTCTGTGGGTGTTAACAAGCACTCTTGGCATAGACCGTCCCTTTTGTGTTGCAGACTGAACCTGGCGAAGACTTTTGGCTTTATCACAGTATCACACCACGCCCTACCTCTCTATCTTTCACAACAAAGTTGTAATTTATTACAGATCTCAAGGTGTTTAAACAATAACAAGTCATTGTGCATGGGAAACTCATTTAGTGACATATCTGTCAATTGGCCACTCCTTGCAGATCCGAGGTATCTGAGCACTAGTGGCAAACTGTGATCAAGTGTCTTCTTACAAAGTTTCTTGTATGTTTGTACTGTACATGATGTGTTGTGTCGACTTGATCACTATCCCGGAATAGTGTTTGTTAGATATCAAGGGCATTAAATTGTTTTGCATGGATGTGATTTGTCCTTGTTGtgaattgattttttatttttttttgggttTCCTAAGTGTCAGGTTGTGAAGACCCAGTCATTGATTGATGGTTGATGAAACTGAAGGAGGACATTGGGTAATGTTGGAATCAATCAATATGACAATGATCAGAGAGAATGCTGAACAATCTGTCCTGTTTCCTAAGATGACCCGCAATCAAGTCTTGATAATAATGTGTACCACAGAAAAatagaggaaaagagaaaatgcatCAAGGTTTGCAAGAGTCCAAATTACAGTTAACACAGatgtgagttgttttttttttagttttccttcttccttcagTTATTCAGTTAGTCATCTTGCTTGATCTCACACATTTCAGTAAATGCATTTACTGgaaatcagctgtttctgtatactttaaaaaaagttaaatgagattattttcattgttccaATTTAATTctcaaacatgtgtttttgtttgtttgttcagtggCCTTTGCTCTACTGCTTAGTGGAAACTTGAATCCAATTTGAAATATCAGTACCACACCTTTCCCTTTTATTTGTTAATCTGCAAAAttgcaacattttgtttttcatatggTGGCAGCTGACCCactcttctgttttttgtgtacttttaaaaaaatgtattgctcattttgtcttctcttgacttttgacatttgaaagctgaaaacaatataaataaaaaaatgtcaagaatgTGAGTTGGAGTGACTTGATGTCCACACATTAGACCCaagatgtgtttgatgtggcCTTCATAAGTACAGGGGGAGGGACACAACAGGTGAACACATGTGCAATCCAATACTATTCTATGGCAAAAGATCATTTTGTGACGCTCGTGACAGGTTTTTGCTGATACTCTATCGTAGAGGTGCTGAATTTTGATTCAGTTGGCCATTTTTGTTATTGTATTTGGCTGCACTCCACCATAAACCTGTGCTGTACATATGCACAATTGCTTAATTTGTTATATCAACCACACACAACCTCTAAAAAGTATGACCCAACATATCTacataaatatttcagaaataaGTATAAGTATAATTAGCTCCAAAGttataaattacatttctgtgcaGGTGCAACATTATTAATATAACTTATATGATGAATATGAGAACAATCAAAACATTCATACATAAGACACCATGCAAAACAGACAACTCCCACAACACACCACTAGGTAACATTAGTCCATCACTCCTGTTTGAACATGTTGCtcaaagttaaaaaacaaaaaacctgcCGTCCCACAACACCCTGcagatgcttttctttttcgCCTCGTCCATCTTGAATCAGCTGTACCCTCAACCCCACAGATAAGAGTCAAAAAGAACAATGAAACCTTAATCAGATCACAGATCAGCGCCTCCCGCCGCCTCGACGGCGGTTTGAaggtggtggaaaaaaaaaaaaaaaaaagacgaagaAGACCTGCGGGGCCAACCGGAGCAGCAGTCAGCCATTCAGATCCTTTTCACCGCGGGATGTGAACGATGAGAGCCTCTCTACAATAACGGGTGACCGCTGTGGCtttgagaggacagagacagaaaacagccgCAGGAGAAGCGCCTTTTTCGCTGCGGTCCCTCGAGTCAACCAGCAGCTTTAAGGGAAGTTGGAAGCTAGCGCGAGCCCGGTTCTCACATCTCCGCGCACGTTAGGCGCGAGCTACAGGCGCGTGGGATTTCCTACACTTCTCCGCCGTTTATTAATACTACGAGTTAGTTTAACTACCAGCCCGTTGGTTAATGTAGAAGAGTCGGTTTAGAAGTAACGCTTCAACAGGTGTTTGGAGTACTTTTCATGGAAGCCTCCGCAGTCTTGGGCGTGTCGGTGAACAGGTAAGTGATTAACTTTTGACAGCAGTGTTGACGGTTAACCTGCTCGAGTTTGTGCGCTTTGCTAGTACGTCTGTCTTGAAAGTTTTAGCTTAAAGCTTACTTCCATGTGTTAGAAAAACTCAAAATTACAAATTCCTGAATTAAGTGAAACTAACTAGCCTACTCTCAAATTGCCCCAAACTAGTCGCAAATCAACAACTGATTTGCGACTAGCTTGACTTTAATGCTTCAAGATGAAC includes:
- the stap2a gene encoding signal-transducing adaptor protein 2a, with translation MAAAPVRQRSGPGGPRAQLPPCYYEGYLEKRGPKEKASRRLWTCLCGNSLYFFNNAKDAHYVEKLDLGGFVSLKDDYSRDRNLEAARLILRMKDGETKLTAPNLESRELWKGFLYSVIDLNVPSCLTLLPGQLQMLKEVVDKERSRRRTRTPTRAPPSPLSVPLVGEIPPCFRPVSRTEAEVLLERHPDCGNMLLRPGRDGCSLAVTTRQDLNGSVFRHYRVTQRDQGGYVIDVENPIPCADLHEVIDALVEKTAGTLQPFLLEEPYEENITYVSANDENGERILHTAPSSPLPKAPALPPKQDRWPSSPLSRSPAPDRRILTSPVPASPTNPMRRLILSPSPLTQTLNEELKMKLEKRRASQE